The Candidatus Binatia bacterium DNA window TCTTGCCGGACGAAATTGGACCTCGGCGCTCACGGGCTTGCCGTTGACCTTGACCACGGCGGTGCTGAGAAAGTTCTTGCCTTTGATCGAGAGTTTTACCGGCCCTTCTCCCTGCGTGACCGAATCCGGGACGAGACTGTCGATCTCGGACGCCGGGCGGTCCGGCTGCGGCCGCGGGATCGGATTCCGGTAGGCCGGACTATACGCGGGCTTGCGCGCGACGCCCTCTTTGAAGACCGTGTGAATACGCTCGACGGCGAAGATATCCTCCAGCGGATTGGCATCGAGGATCACGACATCGGCGAACCGGCCCGGCGCGATCGTGCCGAAATCCGACGCCCGTTTTTCGCATTCGGCGGGGTTTTTGGTCGCCGCCATGAGCGCCTCCATCGGAGTCAGACCCGCCTCGACCATGATCTCCAGCTCGCGATGGATCGCCAGTCCGGGAAGAATGGAGTTGGGATCCGAGCCGGTTTGAAGGCGTCCGCCGGCTTTGACGAAACGCCGAAGAAATTCCTGCAACTTCCCGTAGCCGCTCGCGATCCGTTGCTGGAGACCGGTCTCAAGCTTCGCTGTCCCGGTGAAATACTCCTTCGTGTTCGCGCTAAAATACGGCGGAACGTAAGCGATCCGAGACGACGCGAGAAGCTTGAGCTCGTCGTCTTGAAATCTCCGCCTGTTCTTCGAAAAGGCGCGCCAGGCCGTGGCCAAGGTCGGCGTCCAGCAAACGTTCTTTCCTACCAACGTCTGGATAACCCGATCGTAAGTTTCCTCCTCCATGAAGCTGTGGACTTCCTGGCTGGTCATGCGGTTGCGCGTGGCCGTTCGTCCCTCATGCAACTTTTTTCTTCCCTCGGCGCTCGCGACTGTCGCCATGGCGACCGAGTGAGAGTGCTCGATCGAATTGATATCGACGCCCGCCAGGACGGCCTCGGTTCCATTGATGGAATGCACGACGACGGGCTTTCCGGCGGCGCGCGCCTCGGTGCTGATTGCGCGTAGCTCCTCGGTTGAGAGATTTTCCAGCGCTTTGACGATATCGACGCCGGCACCGATCGCCTTTTTCGTTTCTTCTTTGGCCTCTTCGGCGCTGCGGACATAAACTTCGGTCCTCCCGCGCGAGCCCTCTTCCCCGCCGTCCTCTCCGGCCCGGTTCAACCTCCCCGCGACGATCAGGCGCGGTCCGAGAAGCTTGCCCTTGTCGATTCCCTCTTTCTGGGCGAATCTCCACGGCAACGGATTGTCGCCGATATCGAACGCCGTCGTTACGCCGTAAGACAGATAGATCTCCGCTTGCCAATCGCGATAGTGGGAGTGCGCGTCGATAAGGCCGGGAATGGCGACCTTGTCCCGGAAGTCTAAAATTTTTGCCCCTTTCGGCAGCGCCAATGTTCCATGCTTGCCGACGGCTTGAATCCGCTTTCCCTCGATGACGATGTCCGCATCGGCAAGAGGCGGCCCGCCCGCGCCGTCGATCAAAAGCTTTACTTGAAGAACGACCGGCGCCTCGTCGGCCGCCATGATCGCAGAGCCAAGAACGGCCAGAACGGCGGCAAGCACGCAAAGAACACGATAAAACCGAATCGATTTCATTTTCGCGGTGAGGGTTCCGGGCCGTAGAGCTTGGTAAAAAACCCTTCTTTTTCCAACTCCTGGATGATTGACAGATCCATGAACTCGGCGATCTTGCGCCCTTTGAGAGCGCTATAAGTATTGCTCAGGTCTTCGATGTCGTTCTGAATCGCCTCTTCCCTGGGAAACGGCCTGGGCGGAATGGTCCCGAGGAGATAATTCTTGTGCATCGATTCCAAAAGCTTGGGCTCGGTCACCTTCATGTATTTGCGGTAGACGCGGAACGCCTGCTCCTTGTCTTTTCTGCCGATGGCAATCGCCTCTGTGAGCGCCATGAGAAAACCCTTGATCTCGCGCCGCCGGTCCTTCAAGAACTGGCGGCTGGTCGAAATGTCGCTGCCGGAAGTGTACACGCCCTTGTCGAGCAAGTCGGCCAGGACGGTCACCTTCTGCCCCGCCAGCTCGAGCTGCAAGAGATTATCGGCGGTGGCGATGGTCGCGTCGATTTTTCCCTGGAGCATGATCACGATGCGGCGATCCGATTCGCTCAGCCCCGTCGGTATGACCTGGACGTCTTTTCCCGGTTGCAGTCCGATCTTCGGCAGCAGGCGCTGCAGCGCGTAGTCGGAGCCGGCCCCGATCCGGCTCGAGCCGATGATCTTTCCTTTGAGCCCTTGAATGGAAGTGATCGACGGATGCGCGACCAGCTTGTAGGCGATCGGCCCCAGGCTGGCGACGATCGCGACCGGGGCGCCCCGGGCGGCCGCGGTGACGGCCGAGGAGCCGGAGGCGGCGATCAAATGGACGCTGCCGCCGAGCAGAGCATTCACCGAAGTGATGCCCGATGCGATGTAAACCAGGTTGCCGTCGAGACCGTATTTGTCGTAGAGCCCGAGGTCTTTGGCGATCCATAGCGGCGCGCGCGTCCCGGAGACCGACGCGTAGGATATCGTCATCGTCTCCAGCTTCTTTTCCTGAGCGGAAGCGTCGCCGCATAACAGCAAGCCCCAGGCCAAAAGCACGGCAGTCAGTTTTTCGCTATTCTTCATTTCATCCTTCCGCTTTCATGGTTCGAGTTCCCTCACCATGACCCTGAGTGTAATCGAACGGGTCATCCTTCATCCTTGCCTAGTAGTGCTCGCCCTCTTTCAGCGTTCGGATCGACGCGCGGATCTGGGCTTTGGATTTCACCTTGTGCTTGTAAAGCAGAAACGGCCACGCGCGATAAGGATTCTCCAGCCGCGCCGTTACTCTGCCGCGCGAGGCGTCCGCCATCGGCTTCGGCGTGGTGAAGCTCATCAACAGAAGCTGGTCTTGGCAGGCGCGCTCCAATTGGATCGCCGAGATGCAAGTCCCTTCGATTCCCGGCCCCACCACGACGCAGCCGTGGCCGCGGAGGAAAATCGCGTAGTGCGGGCCGAGGGCCTGCGCCATTCGCTCGGCCAAAGCCTCGCTGTTGATACCGTGGCTGTCGGGAAATATCGGCACGCCGTCGGCGAAGAGCCGCGCGTCGCGGTTGAACGGGACCAGGCCAGTGTCTTGGAGGCCCACGAGGATCGCGCTCCGCGCGTGACAATGGATGACGCTTCCGACGTCCGACCGGCGACGGTAAATCGTGCTGTGAATGAGACTCTCCGAAGGAATCGGCCCTTTGCCGGCGATCCGCTTGCCGGCGAAATTTACCGTGCAGATATCTTTGGGCTCGGCGAGAATGCCGGCAAATCGCGGGTTGATCAAAAAAGTTTCCGTTCCCGGAACGCGCGCGCTCAAATGTCCCGACCCGGACAGAATTCCCTCGCCGGTGATCACCTGCAAACCCTCCACCAGCCGCCGCTTGAGATTTTCGATACTTCGGCTTTGCTCAGTACGGGTTTTCGATTTTTGATTTTCCATTTTTGGTCCCATAATCCCCAATTCCTAATCCCCGAATCCCTTCTTTTCCCACTCCGCATAA harbors:
- a CDS encoding class II aldolase/adducin family protein; translation: MGPKMENQKSKTRTEQSRSIENLKRRLVEGLQVITGEGILSGSGHLSARVPGTETFLINPRFAGILAEPKDICTVNFAGKRIAGKGPIPSESLIHSTIYRRRSDVGSVIHCHARSAILVGLQDTGLVPFNRDARLFADGVPIFPDSHGINSEALAERMAQALGPHYAIFLRGHGCVVVGPGIEGTCISAIQLERACQDQLLLMSFTTPKPMADASRGRVTARLENPYRAWPFLLYKHKVKSKAQIRASIRTLKEGEHY
- a CDS encoding ABC transporter substrate-binding protein, with product MKNSEKLTAVLLAWGLLLCGDASAQEKKLETMTISYASVSGTRAPLWIAKDLGLYDKYGLDGNLVYIASGITSVNALLGGSVHLIAASGSSAVTAAARGAPVAIVASLGPIAYKLVAHPSITSIQGLKGKIIGSSRIGAGSDYALQRLLPKIGLQPGKDVQVIPTGLSESDRRIVIMLQGKIDATIATADNLLQLELAGQKVTVLADLLDKGVYTSGSDISTSRQFLKDRRREIKGFLMALTEAIAIGRKDKEQAFRVYRKYMKVTEPKLLESMHKNYLLGTIPPRPFPREEAIQNDIEDLSNTYSALKGRKIAEFMDLSIIQELEKEGFFTKLYGPEPSPRK
- a CDS encoding amidohydrolase family protein gives rise to the protein MKSIRFYRVLCVLAAVLAVLGSAIMAADEAPVVLQVKLLIDGAGGPPLADADIVIEGKRIQAVGKHGTLALPKGAKILDFRDKVAIPGLIDAHSHYRDWQAEIYLSYGVTTAFDIGDNPLPWRFAQKEGIDKGKLLGPRLIVAGRLNRAGEDGGEEGSRGRTEVYVRSAEEAKEETKKAIGAGVDIVKALENLSTEELRAISTEARAAGKPVVVHSINGTEAVLAGVDINSIEHSHSVAMATVASAEGRKKLHEGRTATRNRMTSQEVHSFMEEETYDRVIQTLVGKNVCWTPTLATAWRAFSKNRRRFQDDELKLLASSRIAYVPPYFSANTKEYFTGTAKLETGLQQRIASGYGKLQEFLRRFVKAGGRLQTGSDPNSILPGLAIHRELEIMVEAGLTPMEALMAATKNPAECEKRASDFGTIAPGRFADVVILDANPLEDIFAVERIHTVFKEGVARKPAYSPAYRNPIPRPQPDRPASEIDSLVPDSVTQGEGPVKLSIKGKNFLSTAVVKVNGKPVSAEVQFRPARFPQNFRRAGEINATLPPELLRAPGTYPVVIEHPGAGGSQSEPAYLIVKFR